One part of the Torulaspora delbrueckii CBS 1146 chromosome 8, complete genome genome encodes these proteins:
- the TDEL0H00950 gene encoding 40S ribosomal protein eS21 (similar to Saccharomyces cerevisiae RPS21B (YJL136C) and RPS21A (YKR057W); ancestral locus Anc_1.213), with protein sequence MENDKGQLVELYVPRKCSATNRIIKAKDHASVQINVAKVDEEGRAIPGEYITYALSGYVRARGESDDSLNRLAQNDGLLKNVWSYSR encoded by the exons ATGGAAAACGATAAGGGTCAATTA GTCGAACTATATGTTCCAAGAAAGTGTTCTGCTACCAACAGAATTATCAAGGCCAAGGACCACGCTTCCGTTCAAATCAACGTTGCCAAGGTTGATGAGGAAGGCCGTGCTATCCCAGGTGAATACATCACTTACGCTTTGTCCGGTTACGTCAGAGCCAGAGGTGAAAGTGACGACTCTTTGAACCGTTTGGCTCAAAACGACggtttgttgaagaacgTCTGGTCTTACTCCCGTTAA
- the TRM2 gene encoding tRNA (uracil(54)-C(5))-methyltransferase (similar to Saccharomyces cerevisiae TRM2 (YKR056W); ancestral locus Anc_1.214): MTSMGTNETVKRSLTASPQPKRLKKPKLRKYKAKKVDETSPLGVLQLEIEEIVKEHGWDRSIIQNDVSAILNDTSREGPVTTAYHREVQGVEVLKIVSNGDGLGVIDNPVEEGKKQVVVIPFGLPGDIVDIKVFKTHPLYVESDLLSVTKKSEMRKDELINCKYFGKCSGCQFQFLQYDDQLELKRNTIVRAFQHFAPRLCSEGLLPEIGKTIGSPIDYNYRTKLTPHFDVPRKVTEMKTRPPLGFGQKGRPKWRQETLEVGGNASILDIEECPIGTQIVNVGMHNERQRFEKDFQKYKKGATILLRENTSVLESSQELSDELIKEGSKDSDDKTSYFESTDEQNSKKLVKTCVTNTRQVVTEYIDGFTFQFSAGEFFQNNNSILPLVTKYVRENLQIPNSKPEEEHNLVDAYCGSGLFSICSSKGVTRVIGVEISADSVSFAERNAEANGVKNCRFIVGKAERLFESIDTPSDRTSVVLDPPRKGCDEPFLKQLAEYRPAKIVYISCNVHSQARDVEYFLKETPNGKNYKVESLRGFDFFPQTHHVEGVCVLTRI, encoded by the coding sequence ATGACCAGCATGGGAACTAATGAAACAGTAAAGCGGAGTTTGACGGCTTCGCCGCAGCCCAAGAGGCTTAAGAAACCCAAGTTGAGGAAGTACAAGGCAAAAAAAGTAGATGAAACTTCACCGCTGGGTGTTTTGCAACTggagattgaagaaatagtGAAAGAGCACGGTTGGGATCGGAGTATTATCCAGAACGACGTCAGCGCAATCTTGAATGACACTTCGAGAGAAGGGCCAGTGACCACAGCCTACCATCGTGAAGTACAGGGAGTAGAAGTGCTCAAAATCGTGTCCAATGGTGACGGACTGGGTGTTATTGATAACCCCGTAGAAGAGGGAAAGAAGCAGGTGGTTGTGATACCGTTTGGCCTTCCTGGAGACATTGTTGATAtcaaagttttcaagaCTCATCCACTTTATGTTGAGAGTGATTTGTTAAGTGTGACAAAGAAGAGTGAGAtgagaaaagatgaattgatcaactGTAAATATTTCGGTAAATGTTCTGGTTGCCAGTTCCAATTCCTGCAATACGATGATCAGttggaattgaaaagaaataCAATTGTAAGAGCTTTTCAGCATTTTGCTCCAAGGTTGTGCTCTGAAGGGTTACTCCCCGAGATCGGCAAGACTATTGGATCACCTATCGATTACAACTATAGAACAAAGCTGACACCTCATTTTGATGTCCCAAGGAAAGTGACCGAGATGAAGACAAGACCACCTCTCGGCTTTGGCCAAAAGGGCCGTCCCAAATGGagacaagaaactttaGAAGTAGGTGGCAATGCATCTATCCTCGATATCGAAGAATGCCCTATTGGAACTCAAATTGTCAACGTAGGAATGCATAATGAAAGACAGCGGTTCGAGAAAGATTTTCAAAAATACAAGAAGGGTGCAACGATTTTACTGAGAGAAAACACAAGTGTGCTCGAGTCATCACAGGAATTGAGCGATGAACTGATCAAAGAGGGCTCGAAAGATTCCGATGATAAGACATCATATTTCGAAAGCACAGACGAACAAAACAGCAAGAAATTGGTCAAGACGTGTGTTACAAACACCAGGCAAGTAGTCACAGAGTACATTGACGGTTTCACTTTCCAATTCAGTGCTGGtgaattcttccaaaacaacAACTCAATCCTACCTCTAGTTACCAAATACGTGCGTGAAAACCTACAAATACCGAACTCAAAGCCAGAGGAAGAACATAACCTTGTCGATGCGTACTGTGGCTCAGGACTCTTTAGTATTTGCAGCTCCAAAGGAGTCACAAGAGTCATTGGTGTCGAGATCTCAGCAGACAGTGTCTCATTTGCTGAAAGAAACGCGGAAGCCAACGGTGTCAAGAACTGTCGCTTCATCGTCGGTAAGGCCGAGAGACTATTTGAATCGATTGACACTCCAAGTGACAGAACCTCCGTTGTCCTGGATCCACCAAGGAAAGGATGTGACGAACCATTCCTCAAGCAATTAGCAGAATATCGTCCTGCCAAGATCGTCTACATCTCCTGCAACGTGCACTCCCAAGCAAGAGATGTCGAGTattttctcaaagaaaccCCCAACGGGAAAAATTACAAAGTGGAGAGCCTCAGAGGTTTCGACTTTTTCCCACAAACCCATCATGTCGAAGGTGTATGTGTCTTGACTAGAATATAG
- the RHO4 gene encoding Rho family GTPase RHO4 (similar to Saccharomyces cerevisiae RHO4 (YKR055W); ancestral locus Anc_1.215): MRADDAVGLVSSSEQRSELSSDLTREESAFTAPYDVSSSTLEEKSVQRLPTAFARTLSSIPSYAQARKGNKAPDSHLKFVVVGDGGVGKTCLLISYVQRQFPTDYVPTVFENYVTKIEGPRNMIIELALWDTAGQEEYNRLRPLSYSEVDILMVCYSIDNKTSLQNVQDLWIPEVKHFCPDVPIMLIGLKSDLYARENIDDLVDPRRAESLAKSLGAFVHVQCSAKLRSDIDAVFNVALTTGLRDVLAEQKDVPQLLKNPFKKKPALNRTKETNKTKKKKASRFSCTVL, encoded by the coding sequence ATGAGGGCTGATGATGCAGTGGGCCTAGTGTCCAGTAGTGAACAGAGAAGCGAGCTTTCAAGTGACTTGACGCGTGAGGAGTCTGCATTTACGGCGCCATACGACGTATCGTCCTCGACTTTAGAGGAGAAGAGTGTCCAGAGGTTACCTACAGCTTTTGCCAGAACTCTTTCATCCATTCCTAGCTATGCTCAGGCCAGGAAAGGCAATAAGGCACCTGATTCGCATTTAAAATTTGTGGTTGTGGGCGATGGAGGTGTGGGAAAGACTTGTTTATTGATCTCGTATGTACAGAGACAATTCCCAACAGATTACGTGCCAACAGTGTTTGAGAACTACGTTACGAAGATTGAAGGTCCAAGAAATATGATCATAGAGCTGGCTTTATGGGACACTGCAGGACAGGAAGAGTATAATCGTTTAAGGCCATTATCGTACTCTGAGGTAGACATTCTGATGGTATGTTACTCCATTGATAATAAGacatctttgcaaaatgtgCAGGACCTGTGGATCCCTGAAGTAAAGCATTTTTGCCCCGATGTGCCTATCATGCTGATAGGGCTCAAGTCCGATCTTTATGCGCGTGAAAACATTGATGACCTTGTAGACCCCAGACGAGCAGAATCACTGGCCAAGAGTCTCGGAGCTTTCGTACACGTTCAATGCTCAGCCAAGCTAAGAAGCGACATAGACGCAGTATTTAACGTGGCTCTCACAACAGGTTTGCGAGATGTTCTCGCGGAACAGAAGGACGTCCCgcaattgttgaagaacccattcaagaagaaaccgGCTCTCAACAGGACAAAGGAAACAAATAAGaccaaaaagaagaaagcaaGCCGGTTTAGCTGCACTGTACTATAA